Below is a genomic region from Neisseria zoodegmatis.
AACCGAGCTGTTAACCGAATACCTAACGGCAGAGGGTTTAAATGTACACAGCGTGCCCGACGGCGAAGCCGGCGTGCAGGAAATCTTATCCGGCCAGTACGATGTAGTCGTATTGGATTCGATGATGCCGAAAATGAACGGCTTGGATGTATTGAAAAACGTGCGCAACCAAAGCACCGTGCCGATTATCATGCTCACCGCCAAAGGCGACGATATCGACCGCATTATCGGTTTGGAAATGGGCGCCGACGACTATGTGCCGAAGCCTTGCACGCCACGCGAGTTGCTGGCCCGTATCAATGCCATTCTGCGCCGTGCCCAGCAATCCGGCGAGCAAAGCGCCAGCCCCAACAGCATTTCGGTGAGCGATGTGGTGCTGTATCCGGCCAAACGCCAAGCTACCATCAAAGACGTGCCTTTGGAGCTGACCAGCACTGAGTTCAACTTATTGGAAGTGCTGATGCGTCATGCCGGTCAGGTAGTGAGCAAAGAAACCTTGTCGGTAGAAGCGCTCGACCGCAAACTTGCCAAATTCGACCGCAGTATCGACGTGCATATTTCCAGCATCCGTCACAAATTGGGCGATGCTTCTCTGATTCAGACTGTACGCGGTTTGGGTTATTTGTTTGTGAAAAACTGATGAAAAGATAAAACAGCTAAATGAAACTGTTTCAACGTATATTCGCCACGTTTTGCGCAGTGATTATCTGCGCAATATTCGTGGCGAGTTTTTCTTTCTGGTTGGTGCAAAATACCATTGCTGAAAACCAGTTCCAGCAGCGGCGCACGATAGAAACCACGCTGATGAACAGCATTGTTTCTGCATTCAGAGCGAGGGGCGAGCAGGGTGCCAATGAAATTCTGACCGAATGGAAAGACAATCCGGTTGCGCATAATGTGCTTGTGATTACGGGTGACGACGAACAGGATATTTTGGAGCGTCCGATTGACTCGGAAATGATAGCCAATGCGCGCAAATTTGCCATATCGAACCCCAATTCGGATCTCGCCCGCATAGAGTATGACCGCTGGGGCGAGGAATACCTGTTTTTCATCCGCAATTGGGACAATCAGCAAGTTCAGCGTTTACCCAGCCCGCTGTTTATCCCCGGATTGGAGCTTGCCCCGATTTGGCACGAATTTATCATCTTGTCGTTTATTATTTTGGTCGGTTTGCTGTTGGCTTATATCCTGACCAACAACATTACCAAACCCATCCGCATTCTCGGTTTCGGTATGAACCGCTTGGCTTCGGGCGATTTGGATACCCGCATTTCCCAGCAGATGGATGATCGTGATGATGAATTGTCGCAACTAGCGGTATTGTTCGACAAAATGGCGGTGCAGTTGGAGCAGCTTGTAGCGAAAGAGCGCCACTTGTTGCATCACGTTTCGCATGAGATGCGTTCCCCGTTGGCGCGGATGCAGGCGATTGTGGGGCTGATTCAATCGCAGCCGCAAAAGCAGGAACAATACCTCAAACGTCTCGAAGGCGAGCTGACCCGCATGGATACGCTGGTGGGCGAATTGCTGACCTTATCGCGTTTGGAAACGTCTAACATGCCTTTAGAAAAAGACAATTTGGCGATGTTGCCGTTTTTCAAACAATTGGTTGAAGACAGCCAGGCCGTTGCACTGCAAAACCATCAAACTGTGAGCTTGGAGGTGGAAAAAGTTACCGACAGCGCAGTTATTATGGCTAACGAAGGCTTCCTCTACCGTGCTTTCGACAATGTGATACGCAATGCCATGGCATACAGCCCTGAAGGCAGCACGATTAAAGTCAGATTGTGCCAAGATTCGAAAAACTGGGTGATTGATGTGATTGACAACGGCCCCGGTGTCGATGAAATGCAACTGCCACATATTTTCACAGCCTTTTATCGGGCAGACAGCAGCGCCAGCAAGCCGGGCACGGGTTTGGGTTTGGCAATTGCCAAGCATATTGTGAATCAGCACAACGGTAAGATTATTGCGGAAAACATCAAGCCAAACGGTTTGAAAATGCGCTTTATTTTGCCTAAGAAGAGCAATGGCTAACAAAAAAACGGAGCTTTGAAGCTCCGTTTTTTTATGTCTTTTCAGACGGCCTTTCGCATGGATTTACAGATGCATTTCGATATTGTCGATCAGGCGTGTAGAGCCTAAGCGCGCGGCGGCCAAAACCACCAGATTTTTATCGCCGGCATGGGCGACTTCAAGGCTGCTGGCATGGCGGACTTCAACATAGTCGACCGACCAGCCCGCATCGATTAAACGCTGTATAGCGGCGTTTTCCAATTCGGCATAGGCCAAATTGCCGTTGTGCACGGCTTCGGCAATGGTGCACAGCTCGCGGTAGAGGCGCGGTGCTTCGGCGCGCTCTTGTTCGTTCAGGTACTGGTTGCGGCTGGAGAGGGCGAGGCCGTCTGAAGCGCGGCCGGTATCGACGGGCACGATTTCCACGTTGATGTTCAAGTCTTCAACCAGCCCTTTGATGATGGCAAGCTGCTGGTAGTCTTTTTTGCCGAAGCAGGCCGCATCAGGTTCGACGATGTTGAAGAGCTTGCAGACAACGGTAGCCACGCCGCGGAAATGGCCGGGGCGGAATTTGCCG
It encodes:
- the panC gene encoding pantoate--beta-alanine ligase, yielding MKIIHTIKELREWRKTAGRVAFVPTMGNLHEGHLALVREARKRADHVVVSIFVNRLQFGQGEDFDKYPRTLQQDADKLKNEGVAVVFAPDEKELYPNVEQRYNVEPPHLQNELCGKFRPGHFRGVATVVCKLFNIVEPDAACFGKKDYQQLAIIKGLVEDLNINVEIVPVDTGRASDGLALSSRNQYLNEQERAEAPRLYRELCTIAEAVHNGNLAYAELENAAIQRLIDAGWSVDYVEVRHASSLEVAHAGDKNLVVLAAARLGSTRLIDNIEMHL
- a CDS encoding sensor histidine kinase; amino-acid sequence: MKLFQRIFATFCAVIICAIFVASFSFWLVQNTIAENQFQQRRTIETTLMNSIVSAFRARGEQGANEILTEWKDNPVAHNVLVITGDDEQDILERPIDSEMIANARKFAISNPNSDLARIEYDRWGEEYLFFIRNWDNQQVQRLPSPLFIPGLELAPIWHEFIILSFIILVGLLLAYILTNNITKPIRILGFGMNRLASGDLDTRISQQMDDRDDELSQLAVLFDKMAVQLEQLVAKERHLLHHVSHEMRSPLARMQAIVGLIQSQPQKQEQYLKRLEGELTRMDTLVGELLTLSRLETSNMPLEKDNLAMLPFFKQLVEDSQAVALQNHQTVSLEVEKVTDSAVIMANEGFLYRAFDNVIRNAMAYSPEGSTIKVRLCQDSKNWVIDVIDNGPGVDEMQLPHIFTAFYRADSSASKPGTGLGLAIAKHIVNQHNGKIIAENIKPNGLKMRFILPKKSNG
- the misR gene encoding two-component system response regulator MisR, with product MSRVLLVDDDALLTELLTEYLTAEGLNVHSVPDGEAGVQEILSGQYDVVVLDSMMPKMNGLDVLKNVRNQSTVPIIMLTAKGDDIDRIIGLEMGADDYVPKPCTPRELLARINAILRRAQQSGEQSASPNSISVSDVVLYPAKRQATIKDVPLELTSTEFNLLEVLMRHAGQVVSKETLSVEALDRKLAKFDRSIDVHISSIRHKLGDASLIQTVRGLGYLFVKN